Proteins encoded together in one Pangasianodon hypophthalmus isolate fPanHyp1 chromosome 18, fPanHyp1.pri, whole genome shotgun sequence window:
- the net1 gene encoding neuroepithelial cell-transforming gene 1 protein isoform X3, whose amino-acid sequence MVAYDEPGVVPIKRTLQKIDYQNQACKELEEPSTKRVRPLGRVTSLANLISPVKNGAVRRFGQTLQASLRGDGRSPGVPQHKAGSKAAAPTPPKRRNSTLWSETLDVHQKGTFSMKEIKRQEAIFELSRGEHDLIEDLQLARKAYHDPMLKLSIMCEEELTAIFGDLDAYIPLHEDLLAQLAIATGPDGTVGEIGQIVVDWLPRLNAYRAYCSNQLAAKALLDQKKQDPKVQDFLQRCLESPFSRKLDLWSFLDIPRSRLVKYPLLLREILRHTPPEHPDTASLEKAISIIQGVLADINMKKGESECQYYIDKLEYLDDRQKDPRIEQCKSLLCHGELRNKSGTKLHVFLFTEVLVLTRPVMRNERQCFQVYRQPIPVQDLVLEDLQDGDVRMGGSFRGAFSNSDKAKNIFRVRFQDPAQGQSHTLQVNDIFHKQQWLNCLRSAMSVIQSDASTDTCSGRRSSTASTIVHMEETDENQPQSHEPPSPTPSTTSTSSSSSSSSSSSSSSSSSSSSTSSSSPRKSKKDKRMLCSLGKRKETMV is encoded by the exons atggTGGCTTACGATGAACCTGGTGTGGTGCCTATCAAAAGGACTCTACAGAAAATAGACTATCAGAACCAAGCGTGCAAAGAACTTGAG GAACCCAGTACTAAGCGCGTGCGGCCGCTGGGCCGAGTCACCTCGCTGGCGAACCTCATCTCCCCCGTGAAGAATGGGGCCGTCCGGCGCTTCGGTCAGACCCTGCAGGCTTCATTGCGGGGTGACGGGCGCTCCCCGGGCGTGCCCCAGCACAAGGCAGGCAGCAAGGCTGCGGCACCCACACCACCCAAGCGTCGTAACAGCACCCTCTGGTCCGAAACTCTGGATGTGCACCAAAAAGGAACCTTCTCCATGAAGGAGATAAAGAGGCAAGAG GCCATATTTGAGCTGTCTCGAGGAGAGCATGACCTGATTGAGGACCTCCAGCTCGCCCGCAAG gcatACCATGACCCAATGTTGAAACTATCAATCATGTGCGAAGAGGAGCTGACTGCCATCTTTGGAGATCTGGATGCTTATATCCCACTTCATGAAG ATCTGTTGGCACAGCTGGCCATAGCGACAGGCCCTGATGGGACAGTTGGAGAGATCGGCCAGATTGTAGTTGACTGG cTGCCCAGACTGAATGCATACCGGGCATACTGCAGCAACCAGCTGGCAGCCAAAGCCCTGCTGGACCAGAAAAAGCAGGACCCAAAAGTGCAAGACTTCCTGCAGCGCTGTCTTGAGTCACCCTTCAGCAGGAAGTTGGACCTGTGGAGCTTCCTCGACATCCCCCGATCACGGCTAGTCAAATACCCGCTCCTGCTGAGAGAGATCCTCCGACACACACCGCCTGAACACCCAGACACTGCCAGCCTTGAAAAAGCT ATCAGCATTATTCAGGGTGTGCTGGCTGACATTAACATGAAGAAAGGTGAGTCGGAGTGCCAGTACTACATCGataaactggagtacctggacgACAGGCAGAAAGATCCACGCATAGAGCAGTGCAAGAGCCTGCTGTGCCACGGCGAGCTGCGCAACAAGAGTGGCACG AAACTGCACGTCTTCCTGTTCACTGAAGTTCTGGTTCTGACGCGGCCCGTGATGCGGAATGAACGCCAGTGTTTCCAGGTGTACCGTCAGCCTATTCCAGTGCAGGACCTGGTGCTGGAGGACCTGCAGGACGGAGACGTGCGCATGGGCGGCTCCTTCAGAGGGGCTTTCAGCAACTCTGACAAAG CCAAGAACATCTTCCGTGTGCGTTTCCAGGACCCGGCGCAGggtcagtcacacacacttcaagtCAACGACATTTTCCACAAGCAGCAGTGGCTCAACTGCCTGCGCAGTGCCATGTCTGTCATCCAGAGCGACGCCTCCACTGACACCTGCTCTGGTCGCCGCTCCTCCACAGCTTCCACAATCGTCCACATGGAGGAGACGGACGAGAACCAGCCCCAAAGCCATGAGCCTCCCAGCCCCACACCTTCCACCACCTctacatcctcctcctcatcctcctcatcgtCGTCATCCTCCTCATCGTCGTCATCGTCGTCATCCACATCATCTAGCTCGCCAAGGAAATCTAAAAAGGACAAGCGCATGCTCTGCTCTCTGGGCAAGAGGAAGGAAACCATGGTGTAG
- the net1 gene encoding neuroepithelial cell-transforming gene 1 protein isoform X2 yields MQHHRKQHYTRLGVWPPLRRGSSFTFLTPGPQWDFTLKRKRREKDEDAVSLCSFDFKEPSTKRVRPLGRVTSLANLISPVKNGAVRRFGQTLQASLRGDGRSPGVPQHKAGSKAAAPTPPKRRNSTLWSETLDVHQKGTFSMKEIKRQEAIFELSRGEHDLIEDLQLARKAYHDPMLKLSIMCEEELTAIFGDLDAYIPLHEDLLAQLAIATGPDGTVGEIGQIVVDWLPRLNAYRAYCSNQLAAKALLDQKKQDPKVQDFLQRCLESPFSRKLDLWSFLDIPRSRLVKYPLLLREILRHTPPEHPDTASLEKAISIIQGVLADINMKKGESECQYYIDKLEYLDDRQKDPRIEQCKSLLCHGELRNKSGTKLHVFLFTEVLVLTRPVMRNERQCFQVYRQPIPVQDLVLEDLQDGDVRMGGSFRGAFSNSDKAKNIFRVRFQDPAQGQSHTLQVNDIFHKQQWLNCLRSAMSVIQSDASTDTCSGRRSSTASTIVHMEETDENQPQSHEPPSPTPSTTSTSSSSSSSSSSSSSSSSSSSSTSSSSPRKSKKDKRMLCSLGKRKETMV; encoded by the exons GAACCCAGTACTAAGCGCGTGCGGCCGCTGGGCCGAGTCACCTCGCTGGCGAACCTCATCTCCCCCGTGAAGAATGGGGCCGTCCGGCGCTTCGGTCAGACCCTGCAGGCTTCATTGCGGGGTGACGGGCGCTCCCCGGGCGTGCCCCAGCACAAGGCAGGCAGCAAGGCTGCGGCACCCACACCACCCAAGCGTCGTAACAGCACCCTCTGGTCCGAAACTCTGGATGTGCACCAAAAAGGAACCTTCTCCATGAAGGAGATAAAGAGGCAAGAG GCCATATTTGAGCTGTCTCGAGGAGAGCATGACCTGATTGAGGACCTCCAGCTCGCCCGCAAG gcatACCATGACCCAATGTTGAAACTATCAATCATGTGCGAAGAGGAGCTGACTGCCATCTTTGGAGATCTGGATGCTTATATCCCACTTCATGAAG ATCTGTTGGCACAGCTGGCCATAGCGACAGGCCCTGATGGGACAGTTGGAGAGATCGGCCAGATTGTAGTTGACTGG cTGCCCAGACTGAATGCATACCGGGCATACTGCAGCAACCAGCTGGCAGCCAAAGCCCTGCTGGACCAGAAAAAGCAGGACCCAAAAGTGCAAGACTTCCTGCAGCGCTGTCTTGAGTCACCCTTCAGCAGGAAGTTGGACCTGTGGAGCTTCCTCGACATCCCCCGATCACGGCTAGTCAAATACCCGCTCCTGCTGAGAGAGATCCTCCGACACACACCGCCTGAACACCCAGACACTGCCAGCCTTGAAAAAGCT ATCAGCATTATTCAGGGTGTGCTGGCTGACATTAACATGAAGAAAGGTGAGTCGGAGTGCCAGTACTACATCGataaactggagtacctggacgACAGGCAGAAAGATCCACGCATAGAGCAGTGCAAGAGCCTGCTGTGCCACGGCGAGCTGCGCAACAAGAGTGGCACG AAACTGCACGTCTTCCTGTTCACTGAAGTTCTGGTTCTGACGCGGCCCGTGATGCGGAATGAACGCCAGTGTTTCCAGGTGTACCGTCAGCCTATTCCAGTGCAGGACCTGGTGCTGGAGGACCTGCAGGACGGAGACGTGCGCATGGGCGGCTCCTTCAGAGGGGCTTTCAGCAACTCTGACAAAG CCAAGAACATCTTCCGTGTGCGTTTCCAGGACCCGGCGCAGggtcagtcacacacacttcaagtCAACGACATTTTCCACAAGCAGCAGTGGCTCAACTGCCTGCGCAGTGCCATGTCTGTCATCCAGAGCGACGCCTCCACTGACACCTGCTCTGGTCGCCGCTCCTCCACAGCTTCCACAATCGTCCACATGGAGGAGACGGACGAGAACCAGCCCCAAAGCCATGAGCCTCCCAGCCCCACACCTTCCACCACCTctacatcctcctcctcatcctcctcatcgtCGTCATCCTCCTCATCGTCGTCATCGTCGTCATCCACATCATCTAGCTCGCCAAGGAAATCTAAAAAGGACAAGCGCATGCTCTGCTCTCTGGGCAAGAGGAAGGAAACCATGGTGTAG